Proteins encoded in a region of the Clostridium beijerinckii genome:
- the putP gene encoding sodium/proline symporter PutP, translating into MKLWSIIAIGVYLLILLTIGYYSYKKTSNLSDYMIGGRGLGPLVTALSAGASDMSGWMLMGLPGAVYLTGISNIWIGIGLTVGAYFNYLLLAPRFRVYTEIANDSMTIPDYLENRFKDKSNILRLVSGIVILVFFILYVSSGLVAGGKLFVDTYKLTYTMGVVVTLSVVVLYTYYGGFLAVSLTDFFQGTLMFICLITVPVVAYMNIGVDPGTFVNKVKAIDPKLFDIFRGTSIASIISLLAWGLGYFGQPHIIVRFMAIKSAKELKSARRIGIGWMAIGLLGAVVSGIIGLVYFTEHNTPLSDPETVFLRLGDILFHPFITGIILSAVLAAIMSTISSQLLVCSSSITKDFYLAFFNKEASEKQQMVIGKLAVLVIAAFATVLAYLPNKTILDIVGQAWAGFGSSFGPVLLLSLYWKRMTKWGALSGMIVGGITVLLWIVLGLSSFLYEMIPGFSLSLLSVIIVSLLTKKPDSDVSNQFNKMENILTDMK; encoded by the coding sequence ATGAAACTATGGTCCATTATAGCAATAGGAGTATATTTACTTATTTTGCTTACAATAGGATACTACTCTTACAAAAAAACATCTAATCTTTCAGATTATATGATAGGAGGAAGAGGACTCGGACCTCTTGTTACAGCATTATCAGCAGGCGCAAGTGATATGAGCGGTTGGATGCTTATGGGACTTCCTGGCGCAGTTTACCTAACTGGTATATCTAATATTTGGATAGGAATTGGTTTAACCGTAGGTGCCTACTTTAACTACCTTCTACTGGCTCCAAGATTTAGAGTCTACACAGAGATTGCAAATGACTCTATGACAATTCCAGACTATTTAGAAAATCGTTTTAAAGATAAGTCTAACATACTTAGGCTTGTATCTGGTATCGTAATACTTGTTTTCTTTATTCTTTATGTTTCATCAGGACTTGTTGCTGGAGGAAAATTATTCGTTGATACATATAAGCTAACTTATACAATGGGTGTAGTTGTCACTCTATCTGTTGTTGTTCTTTATACGTATTATGGTGGATTCTTAGCAGTTAGCCTTACTGACTTCTTCCAAGGGACTTTAATGTTTATATGTTTAATCACTGTTCCAGTTGTAGCGTATATGAATATAGGGGTAGATCCTGGAACATTTGTAAATAAGGTAAAAGCAATTGATCCTAAATTATTTGATATATTTAGAGGGACTAGCATAGCTAGTATTATTAGCCTTCTAGCTTGGGGCTTAGGCTATTTTGGACAGCCTCACATTATTGTTCGTTTCATGGCAATAAAATCTGCAAAAGAATTAAAATCAGCAAGAAGAATTGGTATTGGATGGATGGCAATAGGTCTTTTAGGTGCTGTTGTAAGTGGTATTATAGGTCTTGTATATTTTACTGAACATAACACTCCATTAAGTGATCCTGAAACAGTTTTTCTTAGACTTGGTGATATATTATTTCATCCATTTATTACAGGAATTATATTATCTGCAGTACTAGCTGCTATTATGAGTACTATCTCATCTCAGCTTTTAGTTTGTTCAAGTTCTATTACAAAAGATTTTTATCTAGCTTTCTTTAATAAAGAAGCTTCCGAAAAACAACAAATGGTAATAGGTAAATTAGCTGTATTAGTCATAGCAGCATTTGCGACAGTACTTGCATACCTTCCAAATAAGACTATTTTAGATATTGTTGGCCAAGCATGGGCTGGTTTTGGTTCGTCTTTTGGTCCAGTTCTTTTATTAAGTCTGTACTGGAAAAGAATGACTAAATGGGGTGCCTTATCTGGAATGATTGTTGGTGGTATAACAGTTCTTTTATGGATTGTTTTAGGTTTATCTAGTTTTCTATATGAGATGATTCCAGGATTTTCATTATCACTTCTATCTGTAATTATCGTTAGTCTTTTAACTAAAAAGCCAGATAGTGATGTCAGTAACCAGTTTAATAAAATGGAAAATATATTAACAGATATGAAATAA